A genomic window from Brassica oleracea var. oleracea cultivar TO1000 chromosome C8, BOL, whole genome shotgun sequence includes:
- the LOC106311633 gene encoding E3 ubiquitin-protein ligase SIS3 has protein sequence MAMRGVDFKWYDGFFLSMLATSVIIVAFNWKKYSACDYPLHIWIVVDYTTVFIFRVFMFVDNGLAAGLGLDFGSQQRNIGFCGRVVVLSVLSLLLYPFLWAWTVIGTIWFTRAKSCLPEDGQKWGFLIWLMFSYCGLLCIACICVGKWLARRKVHSLRAQQGIPSSEFGIVVDMIRVPDWAFEAAGQEMRSMSQDAATYHPGLYLTPAQTEAVEALIQELPKFRLKAVPDDCGECLICLEEFQIGHEVRGLPCAHNFHVECIDQWLRLNVKCPRCRSSVFPDLDLSALSNLQSSEAQQPSSQGNTQARYIRSQPQSESYFLRLQPVIHPVHTDIALETAENVGVPPVLAGGSLSTR, from the exons ATGGCGATGAGAGGTGTCGATTTCAAGTG GTACGATGGGTTCTTCTTGTCGATGCTTGCCACCAGTGT AATCATTGTTGCTTTCAATTGGAAGAAGTATAGTGCCTGCGATTACCCTTTGCATATTTGGATTGTG GTCGATTACACCACCGTCTTTATCTTCCGCGTCTTTATGTTTGTTGACAATGGTCTTGCTGCTGGCCTTGGCTT GGATTTTGGAAGTCAACAACGAAACATTGGGTTTTGTGGGAGAGTGGTGGTGCTATCCGTCCTATCTCTGCTGCTGTATCCATTTCTGTGGGCTTGGACTGTTATCGGTACTATATGGTTTACAAGGGCAAAAAGCTGT TTACCTGAAGATGGCCAAAAATGGGGTTTCCTCATATGGCTGATGTTCAGCTACTGTGGCCTCCTCTGCATTGCTTGCATCTGTGTCGGAAAG TGGCTGGCGCGAAGAAAGGTGCACTCACTACGTGCGCAGCAGGGAATTCCGAGTTCAGAGTTTGGT ATTGTGGTTGACATGATCAGGGTACCGGACTGGGCTTTTGAAGCGGCAGGCCAAGAGATGAGAAGCATGAGTCAAGATGCTGCTACTTACCATCCTGGACTTTACTTGACTCCAGCTCAG ACAGAAGCTGTTGAGGCACTCATTCAAGAACTTCCAAAGTTCAGGCTAAAAGCTGTCCCAGATGATTGCGGCGAATGCTTAATCTGCTTAGAGGAGTTCCAAATTGGGCATGAG GTTAGAGGATTACCTTGCGCCCATAATTTCCATGTGGAGTGCATAGACCAGTGGCTGCGTTTGAACGTCAAATGTCCTCGGTGCCGGAGCTCGGTCTTTCCAGATCTTGATCTCAGCGCATTATCCAACCTCCAGAGCTCAGAAGCACAACAGCCCTCCTCACAAGGGAACACACAAGCTCGGTACATAAGAAGCCAACCACAAAGCGAGAGCTATTTCTTGAGACTTCAACCCGTAATTCACCCTGTCCACACAGACATAGCTCTGGAGACTGCAGAGAATGTTGGAGTTCCTCCTGTCTTGGCCGGTGGATCTCTGTCTACGAGATGA